In bacterium, a single genomic region encodes these proteins:
- a CDS encoding cofactor-independent phosphoglycerate mutase: MKYVILIMDGAGDRPLKELGGKTPLQIAKKPHIDYLTKKGRCGLFKTIPENFSTCSGVANLSILGYDPLKYFHGRGVLEAGAMGINLDKIDVVLRCNTITITEDRRIKNHSAGHISSDEAKILIEEANKRLGSNEIIFYPGVSYRHILVLKGGYSSDVECFPPHDYTSTPYKQLLVKPKSKEAVRTAEILNRIIEESYDILDKHPVNLQRKRQGKDPANMLWPWSPGRKPVMDKFYERFGIKGAVISAVDLIKGIGIYCGFDVINVKGATGLWNTNYEGKADACVDAMRSHDLVYVHVEAIDEASHEGNIELKIRCIEDFDRRLVGNILPHIDMENTVIAILPDHYTPVETGAHSSEPVPFLIYNPLLPPDEVETFDEISCSYGIYGLCKGDSLINYFLKEGMK, from the coding sequence ATGAAATATGTGATTTTAATAATGGACGGAGCAGGGGATAGACCACTGAAGGAACTGGGTGGGAAAACACCTCTTCAGATTGCTAAAAAGCCCCATATTGATTATCTCACAAAGAAAGGAAGGTGTGGACTTTTCAAAACAATCCCTGAAAATTTTTCTACCTGTTCCGGGGTTGCAAATCTTTCAATTCTTGGATACGACCCTCTGAAATATTTTCATGGTAGAGGAGTACTTGAAGCAGGTGCAATGGGTATTAATCTTGATAAGATAGATGTGGTTTTAAGGTGTAATACTATCACCATAACAGAAGACAGAAGAATTAAAAACCACTCAGCAGGACATATATCTTCTGATGAAGCAAAAATTTTAATAGAAGAGGCAAATAAAAGATTAGGTAGTAATGAGATTATTTTTTATCCTGGAGTAAGTTACAGGCATATACTTGTATTGAAAGGCGGATATTCTTCTGATGTTGAGTGTTTTCCACCACATGACTATACAAGCACTCCATATAAACAACTGCTAGTTAAACCTAAAAGTAAAGAAGCAGTCAGAACTGCAGAGATTTTAAACAGGATAATAGAGGAGTCCTATGATATACTTGACAAACACCCTGTTAATCTTCAGAGAAAAAGACAGGGGAAAGACCCAGCAAATATGCTTTGGCCCTGGTCCCCTGGTAGAAAGCCGGTTATGGATAAATTCTATGAAAGGTTTGGAATAAAAGGTGCAGTAATATCTGCTGTGGACCTTATAAAGGGGATTGGGATATACTGTGGTTTTGATGTTATAAATGTGAAAGGGGCAACAGGGCTCTGGAATACCAACTATGAAGGCAAAGCAGATGCCTGTGTGGATGCTATGAGAAGTCATGACCTTGTTTATGTGCATGTAGAAGCAATAGATGAAGCAAGCCATGAAGGTAATATAGAACTTAAAATTAGATGTATTGAGGATTTTGACAGACGACTTGTAGGGAATATACTTCCACATATAGATATGGAGAATACTGTGATTGCAATCCTTCCAGACCATTATACTCCTGTAGAAACAGGGGCACACTCTTCTGAACCGGTACCTTTCCTGATATATAATCCACTATTGCCTCCTGATGAAGTAGAAACATTTGATGAAATATCCTGCTCTTATGGAATATATGGTTTATGTAAAGGAGATTCTCTCATAAACTACTTTTTAAAAGAGGGGATGAAATGA
- the thrB gene encoding homoserine kinase, which translates to MIKKIYVKVPASIGNMGSGFDCAGLSLKLYNGFIVERAKKTEMEFSKSFEDVSSKKILLLFLKAFNSTLKTNGKDVFPVKVNMENNIPFKRGFGSSATLIIAGIISAFLFIEQKIKKEDILKIALPIEGHIDNIAASLYGGFAIGKVDTLKVISVKPPDNLRVIAFIPAKGLSTKIAREVLPQSISVSDIVYNLSSMAFLCAAFFLKKLDLLKLGLDDKLHQPYRVKVIPHLKTFLVDKKPLSVLGGCLSGAGPSIVFFTESEKTQKVISDVKTIIRKENLKGEVFLLYPGGKTSWKVVE; encoded by the coding sequence ATGATAAAAAAGATATATGTAAAAGTCCCTGCAAGTATAGGTAATATGGGTAGTGGTTTTGACTGCGCTGGTTTAAGTTTGAAACTGTATAATGGGTTCATTGTAGAAAGAGCAAAAAAAACAGAAATGGAATTTTCAAAATCATTTGAAGATGTATCCTCTAAAAAGATACTTTTATTATTTCTGAAAGCATTTAATTCTACATTGAAAACTAATGGTAAAGACGTATTCCCTGTAAAAGTAAACATGGAAAATAATATACCTTTCAAAAGAGGATTTGGAAGTAGTGCAACTTTAATTATTGCAGGCATTATCTCAGCATTTTTATTTATAGAGCAGAAAATTAAAAAAGAAGATATCCTTAAAATTGCACTTCCCATTGAAGGACATATTGATAATATTGCTGCTTCTCTTTATGGTGGATTTGCCATTGGTAAAGTTGATACTCTGAAAGTCATCTCCGTTAAACCACCTGACAATCTCAGAGTTATTGCATTTATCCCAGCAAAAGGACTTTCTACAAAGATTGCCAGAGAAGTTCTTCCTCAAAGTATCTCTGTTTCTGACATAGTTTATAATCTCTCCAGTATGGCATTCCTATGTGCTGCTTTTTTCTTAAAAAAATTGGACCTGTTGAAACTTGGTCTTGACGATAAATTACACCAACCATACAGAGTAAAAGTTATTCCGCATCTAAAAACATTTTTAGTGGACAAAAAACCTCTATCTGTCCTCGGAGGTTGCTTGAGTGGTGCTGGACCTTCTATTGTGTTCTTCACTGAAAGTGAAAAGACACAAAAAGTAATTTCAGATGTAAAAACCATCATAAGAAAGGAAAATCTAAAAGGAGAGGTCTTTTTGCTTTATCCCGGTGGTAAAACATCATGGAAAGTTGTAGAATAA